The Rosa rugosa chromosome 1, drRosRugo1.1, whole genome shotgun sequence genomic sequence CTCATGGTCACTTTGATGAGGATGATGCACACACCTGTTATATGCAAAACTTTCACAATGCACGACCAAATTCTACAAAGCACCTGCTGCAATATGTGATGTTTAAGATGCGGGTTAAGAGGTATCATGTGAATAATGATGCAAAATGTAAACATAGATGAGAACTCAGAATCAAAGCAATTGTTCCGTTTTTGTATTGCTGCACTAGGTCACCAAACTAACATGATGACTGCCGATGAACACTAAAAAAAGTTCTGATGTCAATCAAATGCTCATtacaaaccaaaaataaaaaggggCTAAAGGCAAACGAGGAATGCACACATAACAAGGCACTCACCCAAACAACGGTTTCAAATGAAAAGGCAACTATCATCCCTGGCCATTCGTATAAATTGACAGGATAGCCAGTGCCACCTTTACTTTAAGTCTAAATCCACACCCACATATACATGTTTCCACATTTTCTCAGCCAATATGTGCAATGCCAGGCACAGCCTCCTTTGAGTCCAGCTTGTCATCCTTTTCCTCTGAGATGAAATCCGAGCTGTCTTCAGCACCCGATGTCCCATCATTAGAGTCTGCAGCCTGGTGATTCTTAAAAAGTTCATCATTCTCTAGTTTAGCTAACTTCTCTTTTGATTCTCCCTTCAGAAGCTCTACCACTTCCAGTATAGTAGGCCTTCTCTCAGGCTGATTGTGAGAACATAGTAGGGCCACAAAGATAACTCTTTTCAGCTCATCCTCTACATACTTGCCGTTGAGCTTGGGATCTGCTAATTCATCAAACTTTCTCTCGCAAGCCAATGGCAGTGCCCAATCAGTAATTGTGCGTTTCATTGTTGCATTCAGTTTCTCAATGGGTTTTTTGCCACTGGCAAGCTCTAGCAGGAGAATGCCAAAACTGTAGACATCACAACTCTCTGATGCTTTCCCTAACATTGCATACTCAGGTGCAAGGTAGCCAAGGGTACCCTTAACTCTTGTGGTCACATGTGTAGCACCATCAGGGATTAACTTTGCAAAACCAAAATCAGCAACTTGAGCCTGGAAGTCTGAGTCTACCAACACATTGCTAGCTTTGATGTCTCTGTGGATTATATGTGGGGTTGCATGGTGGTGAAGATAGCTGGACAGATTGAATAAAGAGGTTAGCATAAGAGAGAATCACAATTACAGAACGATGAAATAATTGGGTTCAGTACTTACGCAATTCCCTCAGCAGACCCAATTGCAATATTCATCCGCCGACTCCAGTCAAGAAGGCATTCAGCTGAATGTTGGCCATGAAGATGAGAAAGTAAGCTCAAATTTGGCATGTAATCATATACAATTAAACGCTCTTGTCCTTCTGCACAATAACCACGTAAACTGAGCAGATTCTTATGCCTAACTCGTGCCAGTATCTCAACCTCAACTGCAAATTCCATCT encodes the following:
- the LOC133725097 gene encoding PTI1-like tyrosine-protein kinase At3g15890 is translated as MAFCRMLCCGKGFDRKQRGKKQPTWRIFSLKELHAATNNFNYDNKLGEGGFGSVYWGQLWDGSQIAVKRLKVWSNKAEMEFAVEVEILARVRHKNLLSLRGYCAEGQERLIVYDYMPNLSLLSHLHGQHSAECLLDWSRRMNIAIGSAEGIAYLHHHATPHIIHRDIKASNVLVDSDFQAQVADFGFAKLIPDGATHVTTRVKGTLGYLAPEYAMLGKASESCDVYSFGILLLELASGKKPIEKLNATMKRTITDWALPLACERKFDELADPKLNGKYVEDELKRVIFVALLCSHNQPERRPTILEVVELLKGESKEKLAKLENDELFKNHQAADSNDGTSGAEDSSDFISEEKDDKLDSKEAVPGIAHIG